One region of Polynucleobacter sp. SHI8 genomic DNA includes:
- the tsaE gene encoding tRNA (adenosine(37)-N6)-threonylcarbamoyltransferase complex ATPase subunit type 1 TsaE: MNIVGKNFLFELSSEDACIDLAEKIGHMIQSTALNHRGLHIWLIGDLGSGKTTLVRYILRALGYQGKVKSPTYNLCEPYSVVLNDREIAVHHFDLYRMNHPLEWEEAGFKDILNQSGIHFIEWPEKAENTLPSADLIIRLQYISETVRKGSIEGVSALGSQLLKNISEYGS, translated from the coding sequence ATGAACATTGTAGGCAAAAACTTCCTTTTTGAATTAAGTTCAGAAGATGCGTGTATCGATCTTGCGGAAAAAATCGGGCATATGATCCAATCCACAGCACTTAATCATCGGGGTTTGCATATTTGGCTAATCGGTGACTTAGGTAGCGGTAAAACGACCCTTGTTCGTTATATTCTTAGAGCTTTAGGATATCAAGGCAAGGTCAAAAGTCCCACCTACAATCTTTGCGAACCTTATTCAGTGGTACTCAATGATCGTGAAATCGCCGTTCATCACTTTGATTTATATCGCATGAATCATCCCTTAGAGTGGGAAGAAGCAGGATTCAAAGATATTTTGAATCAATCCGGAATACACTTTATTGAATGGCCTGAAAAAGCTGAAAACACTTTACCTTCAGCTGATCTTATCATTCGCTTGCAATATATTTCTGAGACAGTCAGGAAAGGCTCAATCGAGGGTGTCTCCGCTCTTGGGAGTCAACTTTTAAAAAATATTTCCGAATATGGATCTTAG
- a CDS encoding N-acetylmuramoyl-L-alanine amidase → MDLSKRKSLQQIAQAGVIAPFLVLLGPLELAYGATLLGVRVWPAEDYTRVTLESDETLQVSQQLLKDPNRLVVDIQGIDLNNKIKEIVAKIKSDDPFIAGVRVGQYQPKIVRLVFDLKEEVLPQLFPLEPAGSYQHRLVLDLYPKNPPDAMTVFLQKNIKVDEDDPIAAIAKKNNDIIAPTISQNNAPAIRSNKFNRIITVALDPGHGGEDPGAIGARGSKEKDVVLAIAKRLQNQLGGLSEFRILMTRDSDFFVPLGVRVQKARKVQADLFISIHADAFVLPSAKGASVFALSQQGATSTTARWMANKENSSDLIGGLNIKTKDAEVARLLLDMATTAQIKDSLKLGNSVIKEIGGFANLHSKAVEQASFAVLKAPDIPSILVETAFISNPEEELKLLDDSYQNKIADAISKGIFTYLEKNPPIVRQS, encoded by the coding sequence ATGGATCTTAGCAAAAGAAAATCATTACAACAAATAGCCCAAGCTGGAGTTATTGCACCATTCCTTGTTCTCCTCGGCCCTCTCGAATTGGCTTATGGCGCAACACTTTTAGGTGTTCGTGTATGGCCAGCCGAGGACTACACCCGTGTCACCCTTGAATCTGATGAAACCTTGCAAGTTTCACAACAACTATTAAAGGATCCTAATCGTCTTGTTGTGGACATCCAAGGTATTGATTTAAACAATAAGATCAAAGAAATCGTTGCGAAAATTAAAAGTGATGATCCCTTCATCGCAGGGGTTCGGGTCGGTCAATATCAACCCAAAATCGTCCGACTCGTGTTCGACTTGAAAGAGGAAGTTCTTCCTCAACTTTTTCCTTTAGAACCTGCTGGTAGCTACCAACATCGACTTGTTCTGGATCTTTATCCTAAAAATCCGCCTGATGCAATGACTGTTTTTTTACAAAAAAATATCAAAGTTGATGAAGATGATCCGATTGCAGCTATTGCAAAAAAGAATAATGACATCATTGCTCCGACGATTTCGCAAAATAATGCTCCAGCGATTCGGTCAAACAAGTTTAATCGCATTATTACTGTGGCTTTAGATCCTGGACACGGTGGTGAAGATCCTGGAGCGATTGGTGCACGTGGTTCAAAAGAAAAAGATGTTGTTCTAGCAATTGCTAAACGTTTGCAAAATCAGTTAGGGGGGCTTTCTGAGTTCAGAATCTTAATGACAAGAGATTCTGATTTTTTTGTACCTCTTGGTGTGCGAGTTCAAAAAGCGCGTAAAGTCCAAGCAGACTTATTTATTTCCATCCATGCAGACGCCTTTGTTTTACCAAGTGCCAAAGGTGCTTCTGTGTTTGCTCTTTCTCAACAAGGAGCCACCAGCACAACTGCAAGGTGGATGGCAAATAAAGAAAACTCTTCAGACCTGATTGGTGGATTAAATATTAAAACTAAAGATGCTGAAGTTGCAAGATTATTACTTGATATGGCAACGACTGCGCAAATTAAAGACTCATTAAAGTTAGGTAACTCGGTGATTAAAGAAATTGGGGGCTTTGCTAATTTACATAGTAAAGCAGTCGAACAAGCTAGTTTTGCAGTCTTAAAAGCTCCCGATATTCCCTCTATTTTGGTCGAAACAGCCTTTATTAGTAACCCTGAGGAAGAACTTAAACTCTTAGATGATTCTTATCAAAATAAGATTGCTGATGCTATTTCAAAAGGAATTTTTACATATTTGGAAAAAAATCCGCCAATAGTTCGTCAATCCTAA
- a CDS encoding IS481 family transposase, whose product MPWNESTKMDEKLKFVSRFLDGEKISRLCEEFGISRVTCHKIIDRYKESGLEAFNDRSRRPSRQANRLPFQVEQLIVNVKKEFPNWGAPKIRERIHTHYPEITLPAKSTVHAVLDRHGLVRKKRQRRHPKLSGTALFDAQQPNALWCTDYKGEFMMGNKQYCYPLTVTDYTTRFLICYEGLESTREAQAFTVFERLFKEYGLPNSIRSDNGVPFASANALYGLSSLSVWWLRLGIGIERIKPGNPQQNGRHERMHLTLKQATTKPPGMNLLQQQDKFEDFIQEFNYERPHHALAMKRPADLYQPSNRKYEGLPDVAYPFHDKTVTVTTCGRICLDNKKIHLSTVFAGHDVGLRQVEEDVWLVSFMDYDMGYFDLESRKVNAIENPFGPKVIGM is encoded by the coding sequence ATGCCATGGAATGAAAGTACGAAGATGGATGAAAAGCTTAAATTTGTGTCACGTTTTTTAGATGGTGAAAAGATTTCTCGACTTTGTGAAGAGTTTGGAATTTCCAGAGTAACGTGTCATAAGATCATTGATCGTTATAAAGAATCAGGATTAGAGGCTTTTAATGACAGAAGTCGAAGGCCCTCTCGGCAAGCGAACCGCTTGCCTTTTCAGGTCGAACAACTGATTGTGAATGTTAAGAAAGAGTTTCCGAACTGGGGAGCTCCAAAGATCCGAGAACGGATCCATACCCATTATCCAGAGATCACTTTGCCTGCGAAAAGTACCGTTCATGCGGTACTCGATCGGCATGGTTTGGTGCGAAAGAAACGTCAGCGACGCCATCCCAAGTTATCAGGAACGGCTCTATTTGATGCTCAGCAACCCAATGCTTTGTGGTGTACGGACTACAAAGGTGAGTTCATGATGGGCAATAAGCAGTACTGTTACCCTCTGACTGTTACCGATTACACCACTCGGTTCTTAATCTGTTACGAGGGACTAGAAAGTACGCGTGAAGCCCAAGCCTTTACCGTCTTTGAGAGGTTGTTCAAGGAATATGGCTTACCCAACAGTATCCGCTCTGATAATGGCGTACCGTTTGCTAGCGCAAACGCACTCTATGGCTTGAGTAGTTTATCGGTCTGGTGGTTACGTTTGGGGATTGGTATTGAACGCATTAAACCGGGTAACCCTCAACAAAATGGACGGCATGAGCGCATGCATCTAACACTCAAACAAGCCACGACCAAACCACCTGGTATGAACTTACTGCAGCAACAAGATAAGTTTGAGGACTTCATCCAAGAGTTTAATTATGAACGACCCCATCACGCTCTTGCGATGAAGCGACCAGCTGATTTATATCAGCCGTCAAACCGAAAATACGAAGGATTACCAGATGTCGCGTATCCCTTCCATGACAAGACAGTCACCGTCACGACTTGTGGTCGAATCTGTTTAGATAACAAGAAGATACATCTGAGTACCGTATTTGCCGGACACGATGTAGGGCTTCGACAAGTCGAAGAAGATGTTTGGTTAGTGAGTTTTATGGATTACGATATGGGTTACTTTGATCTGGAATCTCGAAAGGTGAATGCCATCGAGAATCCTTTTGGTCCCAAAGTAATCGGGATGTGA